One sulfur-oxidizing endosymbiont of Gigantopelta aegis genomic region harbors:
- a CDS encoding TVP38/TMEM64 family protein, whose amino-acid sequence MSCVHKNYKPGRILVFIMIIALLAGIYWLLNATGFVALLLDTEQFKQYIQSTGYWGVLIIIALMAFAILFKLLPSAAVALASGAAYGHTWGTIYIILGAWLGAIIAFSITRLLGNDALCRLSGRRIKLEQEQSQSWLMWGLLVSRFIPIIPYDIVSYAMGLTPLKLWRFSIATLIGVIPTSFFLAHVGGELAKIDFDAMFSGMMLAGLVVLLPVSIAMFVFYRYGQFKTLFSIKKCESNRSN is encoded by the coding sequence ATGAGTTGTGTGCATAAAAATTACAAACCAGGACGCATATTAGTCTTTATAATGATCATCGCCTTATTGGCAGGTATTTATTGGCTATTAAATGCGACTGGCTTTGTTGCTTTATTGTTGGACACCGAGCAGTTTAAACAATATATACAATCGACAGGCTATTGGGGAGTGTTAATTATTATCGCCCTAATGGCCTTTGCTATTTTATTCAAATTGCTCCCCAGTGCTGCGGTTGCTCTTGCGTCAGGCGCAGCTTATGGACATACTTGGGGGACAATTTATATTATTCTAGGCGCTTGGCTAGGCGCAATCATTGCGTTTTCAATTACTCGTCTATTGGGTAATGATGCCTTATGTCGGCTTTCTGGGCGTCGTATCAAGCTAGAGCAGGAACAATCTCAGTCCTGGTTGATGTGGGGCTTATTGGTGTCACGATTTATCCCTATTATTCCTTATGATATTGTCAGTTATGCAATGGGTTTAACACCATTAAAACTCTGGCGATTTTCTATTGCGACTTTAATTGGGGTGATACCAACCAGTTTCTTTCTTGCTCACGTTGGAGGTGAACTTGCCAAGATTGATTTTGATGCAATGTTTTCTGGGATGATGTTGGCAGGACTTGTTGTGCTATTACCTGTCAGTATTGCTATGTTTGTATTTTATCGTTATGGACAGTTTAAAACGCTATTTTCTATTAAGAAATGTGAATCTAACAGAAGTAATTAA
- a CDS encoding FTR1 family protein: MKVLMRPITLIAIFCLLISKVAYSDTQQLLQLIDYVGVDYGAAVTEGQITNPGEYGEMIDFATGISQHANDLPEHAIKPSIIEGSQQLTQLIKDKESAVKIKQLGAKMHLNIINAYQITVIPRKKPSLKQAKPLYAQHCASCHGATGMGDGVAAADMSPPPIDFTDIERYQQRTLYGLYSTITQGVHETAMQGYSEKLNPQERWSLAFYVGNMAAPAEPVEIDNSPLLDIATLTTLTPEKAKADYGVEGEKIMAFLRHHPEVFYNDKSGLAFARTRLDDALTAYKNNETKKAYKYAVEAYLEGFELVEQNISAFDKSLKLTIEVSMTELRNKIRTGVDVAIIESDIEQIYQHLDIADELLGSRSLSGGAAFASAFFILLREGLEALLIVAALAAFLVKTKRKDGLIFIHIGWISALLLGGLTWWASMSLFNISGASREITEGVAAIVAMIILLYVGFWMHDKSSAAKWKTFIDGNMKKALSSGTLWTLTGLSFIAVYREVFETILFYQALWMQTSVDGKSMALSGVLAAIAVLVLAAWFIMRYSVRLPLRQFFSITGGLMFVLAIVFAGKGIAALQEAGLIISSPVNFIRIDLLGIYPNLQGLLFQLALIIIAAILWNKKSAGIPAEEQAS; encoded by the coding sequence ATGAAAGTGTTAATGCGCCCTATTACCCTGATTGCTATTTTTTGTTTATTGATTTCAAAAGTAGCTTATTCTGACACTCAGCAACTATTACAACTGATTGATTATGTCGGTGTTGACTATGGAGCAGCAGTCACAGAAGGGCAAATTACTAATCCCGGTGAGTACGGCGAGATGATTGATTTCGCAACTGGGATAAGCCAACACGCTAATGACTTACCCGAACATGCAATTAAACCGTCAATCATAGAAGGTAGTCAACAATTAACACAACTGATCAAAGATAAAGAATCTGCAGTTAAAATTAAGCAATTAGGTGCAAAAATGCACCTAAATATCATCAATGCTTATCAAATCACCGTCATTCCACGTAAAAAACCCAGTCTAAAACAAGCTAAACCGCTCTATGCTCAACATTGTGCCTCCTGTCATGGTGCAACAGGTATGGGTGATGGTGTCGCTGCAGCAGATATGTCTCCTCCTCCAATAGATTTTACTGATATAGAACGCTATCAACAACGCACTTTATACGGCCTTTATAGCACGATTACTCAGGGGGTACATGAGACTGCCATGCAGGGCTATAGTGAAAAATTAAATCCTCAAGAACGTTGGTCACTGGCTTTTTATGTCGGCAATATGGCCGCGCCAGCTGAGCCCGTAGAGATAGATAATAGTCCATTATTAGACATTGCTACATTAACCACATTGACACCTGAAAAAGCAAAGGCTGATTATGGTGTTGAGGGTGAAAAAATAATGGCATTTTTACGCCATCATCCTGAAGTTTTTTACAATGATAAATCAGGATTGGCCTTTGCTCGTACCCGTCTTGATGATGCTCTGACGGCCTATAAAAACAATGAAACAAAAAAAGCCTATAAATACGCAGTAGAAGCCTATCTTGAAGGTTTTGAATTAGTCGAACAAAATATTTCAGCCTTTGATAAATCCTTAAAACTCACCATTGAAGTCTCCATGACAGAATTACGTAATAAAATTCGTACCGGTGTTGATGTAGCAATCATAGAAAGTGATATTGAGCAAATTTATCAACACCTCGATATTGCAGATGAATTGCTAGGCAGCAGAAGCCTTTCAGGTGGCGCTGCCTTTGCCAGTGCATTTTTCATACTACTTAGAGAAGGCTTAGAAGCCTTATTGATTGTCGCTGCACTTGCGGCTTTCTTGGTCAAAACCAAACGCAAAGATGGCCTAATATTCATCCACATTGGCTGGATCTCTGCCCTACTACTCGGCGGCCTTACCTGGTGGGCCTCTATGTCTTTGTTTAACATCTCTGGTGCATCAAGAGAGATCACTGAGGGTGTGGCTGCGATAGTGGCCATGATTATTTTATTGTATGTCGGCTTTTGGATGCATGACAAAAGTAGTGCCGCAAAATGGAAAACATTTATTGATGGCAATATGAAAAAAGCCCTCAGCTCCGGCACACTATGGACATTAACAGGACTATCCTTTATTGCTGTTTACCGTGAAGTTTTTGAAACAATTTTGTTTTATCAAGCGCTTTGGATGCAAACGAGCGTTGATGGTAAAAGTATGGCATTAAGTGGTGTATTGGCGGCAATTGCAGTGCTAGTATTAGCGGCATGGTTTATCATGCGCTATAGTGTTCGTCTACCCTTGCGCCAGTTCTTCTCAATTACCGGTGGACTGATGTTTGTCCTAGCCATAGTATTTGCCGGCAAAGGTATTGCTGCACTACAAGAAGCGGGATTGATTATTTCTAGTCCGGTTAATTTTATAAGAATTGATCTCTTAGGTATTTATCCAAACTTACAGGGCTTATTATTTCAGTTAGCGCTTATTATTATTGCAGCTATCTTATGGAATAAAAAATCGGCCGGTATTCCTGCAGAAGAACAGGCCAGCTAG
- a CDS encoding efflux RND transporter permease subunit, with product MFNRLIDWSVCNRLLVIIALIVFGFASYLVIPKLNLDAFPDVTNVQVAVNTEAPGLASEEVEQLITFPIESVMYALPDVEEVRSISKTGLSGITIVFKEGTDIYFARQLVFERLQQAKEMIPEGVGTPEIGPNTSGLGQVYQYLLVADPDSGYDSMALRSLNDWVVKLLLMPVDGVTDVLSFGGEVKQYQVNIEPSKLLSYGLTISDVIEKIEAGNKNSGGWYMDRGQEQLVIRGVGWLSSGTKGLTDIANIPVLEKDGIVVKVGDLAKVEFGQEIRQGAVTMTRRTSDGKIEALGEVVSGIVLKRMGSNTKATIDGINGRVELIQQALPEGVTFDGFYDQADLITKAVQTVVDALLMAFIFIIIILALFLVNIRATFLVLISIPLSIGMALMVMSWYGLSANLMSLGGLAVAIGMLVDGSVVMVENIFKHLSQPDRQHDKDVSDHVALNDSDPYDVQHDEHGIALRIKQAGKEVARPVFFAAMIILVVFSPIFSFEGVEAKLFQPMAISIMLAILGALIVALLVVPALATYLFRRGIKPRQSPVLVPLEYLYKKSLRAALNRPYVVVIFSVLLFLGAASTVPNIGTEFVPELEEGTINLRTTLAPSASMETSINVAKKLELELMSFPEVTYTLSRVGRAEIGGDPEPVNNIEIYIGLKPVEEWTSASNRIELQDLMERKLEIHPGLLFNFSQPIATRVDELLSGVKAQLAIKLFGKDLSVLASKGKEIEEQVKKIDGAVDVAMEQIAGEAQLVIRPDRKALARFGLSISQVMSLVENGVGGATAGQVIQGNERYNIYVRLKEQYRNSAQAIKDLRLQAANGAWVRVSDVAKVEIESGPPQIRRDDVQRRVVIQSNVQGRDMGSVVNDIKQAIADNVELPVGYSIDIGGQYENQQRAQSRLMIVVPISIALIALLLYFAFNSVGQALLILVNVPLALIGGIFALYFTGQYLSVPSSVGFITLFGVAVLNGVVMVESINQRIESGQDMENAVYDGAVSRLRPVLMTALTSALGLVPVLMSKGVGAEIQKPLASVIEGGLISATFLTLFVVPCLFIFFSKAKFNKKD from the coding sequence ATGTTTAATCGATTAATCGATTGGTCAGTTTGTAACCGCTTGCTGGTTATCATTGCATTGATAGTCTTTGGCTTTGCCAGTTATCTGGTCATACCAAAATTAAATCTTGATGCCTTTCCTGATGTCACCAATGTTCAGGTGGCAGTCAACACAGAAGCGCCAGGACTTGCTTCTGAAGAAGTAGAACAGTTAATTACCTTTCCTATTGAGTCGGTCATGTATGCCTTGCCTGACGTAGAAGAGGTACGGTCAATTTCTAAAACAGGCCTGTCTGGTATCACGATTGTCTTCAAAGAAGGTACTGATATTTATTTTGCACGTCAACTTGTTTTTGAACGCTTACAACAAGCCAAAGAAATGATTCCAGAAGGAGTGGGTACACCTGAAATTGGTCCTAATACATCTGGCCTTGGACAAGTTTATCAATACTTACTGGTGGCTGATCCTGACTCAGGTTATGACTCGATGGCCTTAAGAAGTTTAAATGATTGGGTAGTTAAATTATTGCTCATGCCGGTAGATGGCGTTACCGATGTGCTTTCATTTGGTGGTGAAGTAAAACAGTATCAGGTGAATATTGAACCGTCTAAATTATTATCCTATGGTTTAACCATCAGTGACGTGATAGAAAAAATTGAAGCAGGCAATAAAAATTCTGGTGGCTGGTATATGGATCGTGGGCAGGAACAACTTGTTATCCGTGGTGTGGGTTGGCTCAGTAGTGGTACAAAAGGCCTAACGGATATTGCTAATATTCCAGTATTAGAAAAAGATGGCATTGTTGTTAAAGTCGGGGATTTAGCCAAGGTAGAATTTGGTCAGGAAATTCGTCAGGGTGCAGTTACCATGACTCGACGTACCAGTGATGGCAAGATTGAAGCGCTGGGTGAAGTGGTCTCTGGTATTGTCCTTAAACGTATGGGCTCAAATACTAAAGCTACGATTGATGGTATTAATGGGCGTGTTGAGCTCATTCAACAAGCCTTGCCTGAAGGTGTGACCTTTGATGGTTTTTATGATCAGGCTGATTTAATAACCAAAGCAGTTCAAACGGTTGTTGATGCACTATTAATGGCATTTATTTTTATTATCATTATTTTAGCCTTATTTTTGGTTAATATTCGCGCGACATTTTTGGTGCTTATCTCCATTCCCTTATCCATTGGTATGGCATTAATGGTTATGTCATGGTACGGACTATCAGCAAACCTAATGTCATTAGGTGGTTTAGCCGTCGCCATTGGTATGCTGGTTGATGGCTCTGTGGTGATGGTAGAAAATATCTTTAAACACCTCAGTCAACCGGATAGACAGCATGATAAAGATGTCTCTGATCATGTAGCCTTGAATGATTCAGACCCTTATGATGTACAACATGATGAGCATGGTATTGCTTTGCGTATCAAGCAAGCCGGTAAAGAAGTTGCCAGACCGGTTTTCTTTGCCGCGATGATTATTTTAGTGGTTTTCTCGCCCATTTTTTCGTTTGAAGGCGTTGAGGCTAAGCTCTTTCAGCCCATGGCGATAAGTATTATGTTGGCCATTCTAGGCGCATTAATTGTAGCCTTATTAGTGGTGCCAGCATTAGCGACTTATTTGTTTAGAAGGGGGATTAAACCCAGACAAAGTCCGGTGCTAGTGCCGTTGGAATATCTCTATAAGAAAAGTCTCAGAGCGGCTTTAAATAGACCTTATGTGGTAGTCATTTTTTCAGTGCTATTATTTTTAGGTGCCGCTTCAACAGTCCCCAATATCGGTACAGAATTTGTACCCGAACTTGAGGAAGGTACAATCAACTTAAGAACCACGCTAGCACCTTCTGCCAGTATGGAAACATCAATCAATGTCGCAAAAAAACTTGAGTTAGAATTGATGAGCTTCCCTGAAGTCACGTACACATTAAGTCGTGTCGGGCGTGCTGAAATTGGCGGGGATCCTGAACCGGTTAACAATATTGAAATTTATATTGGTTTAAAACCAGTGGAAGAATGGACTTCAGCATCCAATCGTATTGAATTACAAGATTTGATGGAACGAAAACTTGAAATTCATCCCGGCTTGTTATTCAATTTCTCACAGCCGATTGCTACCCGTGTTGATGAATTATTATCGGGTGTAAAAGCACAATTAGCCATTAAACTCTTTGGTAAAGATTTGTCCGTACTTGCGAGCAAGGGCAAGGAAATTGAAGAACAAGTTAAAAAAATTGATGGCGCAGTGGATGTGGCGATGGAACAAATTGCTGGTGAAGCACAATTGGTTATTCGCCCTGATAGAAAAGCCTTAGCACGTTTTGGCTTGTCCATCTCACAAGTCATGTCCTTGGTTGAAAATGGCGTTGGTGGTGCAACCGCAGGCCAGGTTATTCAAGGTAATGAGCGCTATAATATTTATGTTCGCTTAAAAGAACAATACCGCAATTCTGCGCAGGCAATTAAAGATTTACGACTTCAGGCGGCCAATGGTGCCTGGGTGCGTGTGTCTGATGTAGCCAAGGTTGAAATTGAATCGGGTCCACCACAAATTCGTCGTGATGATGTACAACGTCGTGTGGTTATTCAGTCCAATGTGCAAGGTCGTGATATGGGCAGTGTGGTTAATGATATTAAACAAGCCATTGCTGACAATGTTGAATTACCTGTTGGCTATAGTATCGACATTGGTGGTCAATATGAAAACCAACAACGTGCCCAAAGTCGCTTAATGATTGTAGTGCCGATCTCTATCGCATTAATTGCTTTGTTACTTTATTTTGCTTTTAATTCAGTTGGTCAGGCATTATTGATTCTTGTTAATGTACCTTTAGCTTTAATCGGCGGTATATTTGCCCTGTACTTTACGGGGCAATATTTGTCGGTACCCAGCTCGGTAGGTTTTATTACTTTGTTTGGGGTCGCCGTGTTGAATGGTGTGGTGATGGTCGAAAGTATCAACCAACGGATTGAAAGTGGTCAAGACATGGAAAATGCGGTATATGATGGTGCGGTATCACGTTTAAGGCCGGTATTAATGACCGCTTTAACATCTGCATTAGGTCTAGTGCCAGTACTGATGTCAAAAGGTGTTGGTGCTGAAATTCAAAAGCCCTTAGCCAGCGTCATTGAAGGTGGTCTCATTAGTGCAACATTTTTAACTTTATTTGTTGTACCATGTCTATTCATCTTCTTTTCTAAAGCTAAATTTAACAAGAAAGATTAA
- a CDS encoding transglutaminase-like cysteine peptidase produces MKKIINRFLSVLLHFFIVSLFFVSHKSFASKNEFLLAMANHQINVVHDKKTTQRLNEWERLIFHSLGMDTDTKLKLVNDFFNKMKWAEDRDIWDAKDYWATPLESLIKNSGDCEDFSIAKYFTLLAMDIPEEQLRVTYVTLENHQGHMVLFYYPKNAPKNDPNNNLEPLVLDNMRPEIEKKSDRPDIRYMFSFNDEGLWLKNNTSTEPDEKNIIKQWSKMIDRIKLE; encoded by the coding sequence ATGAAAAAAATAATTAATCGATTCTTATCCGTTCTACTGCATTTTTTTATAGTCAGCTTGTTCTTCGTTAGCCACAAGAGCTTTGCCAGTAAAAATGAATTTTTACTGGCAATGGCAAATCATCAAATCAATGTTGTTCACGATAAAAAAACCACTCAGCGTTTGAATGAATGGGAAAGACTCATTTTTCATAGCCTGGGTATGGATACCGATACAAAACTCAAACTGGTCAATGACTTTTTCAATAAAATGAAATGGGCGGAAGACAGAGATATTTGGGATGCAAAAGATTATTGGGCCACACCACTTGAGAGTTTAATTAAAAATTCAGGTGATTGTGAAGATTTTTCTATCGCTAAATACTTCACCCTGCTTGCCATGGATATTCCCGAAGAACAATTACGTGTTACTTATGTGACTTTAGAAAATCATCAGGGTCATATGGTTTTGTTCTACTATCCCAAAAATGCCCCCAAAAATGATCCTAATAACAATCTAGAACCCTTGGTGCTGGATAATATGCGGCCGGAAATAGAAAAAAAATCAGATAGACCCGATATACGTTACATGTTCAGCTTTAATGATGAAGGTTTGTGGCTAAAAAATAATACCAGTACCGAACCGGATGAAAAGAATATCATTAAACAATGGTCAAAGATGATCGATAGAATAAAACTAGAATAA
- a CDS encoding heavy metal-responsive transcriptional regulator, with the protein MKQASTQNCIGDVSQLLGLSTDTLRYYEKSGLLPRIARNDSGRRIYDEMDISKLRFIIRAKKMNFSLAEISDLLKMRQKPQHVKDDIRFLTRQKLTEIESHIDELSHLKNELTLLLNLCQSSEDGCPIIDKLDEL; encoded by the coding sequence ATGAAGCAAGCTTCAACACAAAATTGCATTGGTGATGTTTCACAACTATTAGGATTGAGTACTGATACTTTGCGTTATTATGAGAAGTCAGGCTTATTGCCTCGAATTGCTAGAAATGATTCGGGGAGACGTATTTATGATGAGATGGACATTTCCAAGCTACGTTTTATTATTCGTGCTAAAAAGATGAATTTTAGCTTGGCAGAAATTTCTGACCTTTTAAAAATGCGTCAAAAACCTCAGCATGTTAAGGATGACATTCGTTTTTTAACCCGCCAAAAACTCACAGAAATAGAAAGTCATATTGACGAATTGAGCCATCTAAAAAATGAGCTGACGCTATTATTGAATTTATGCCAGAGTAGTGAGGATGGATGCCCCATTATTGATAAGTTGGATGAGCTTTGA
- a CDS encoding TolC family protein, with translation MKNNFFQSILTHTARPLSTLCISGLLILPFAQTALAAEMSKVSMSHSSQNENSNSSQWSKWVLTQVQSLPSIQAIETGTLVADEQRNASQQALYNPELGAFYTDNKDDEYGMILSQTIDWFDKRSANAQLGQVDYDLVMLDKVLQVEEKLSEALTAYIEYAMSEQLLAVSKDQEKLLTKLSNDLRLREAAGDVGQIDAEMAYLSLSQNLQQISLTEIRYRKARANLQQSLNSKALHYHPKTSIWVNEVPEAEIDSKVDSGLRVQLAKKQLEQSVSQSKIAQLNKKVNPTIGLGAGRDGNRNTVLLELSIPLNVRNTFSAEYSAALHRVNQTELELKEQQRLLKNNIEQSLINYKALKTRVLSWERLTGSRLKNTQKLLNKQWKSGDISTSDYLFALRQRTDTLIASIELNGEMHKAWVEWLLASSQVKKWLNSL, from the coding sequence ATGAAAAATAATTTTTTTCAATCTATTTTAACCCACACTGCTAGACCTCTTTCTACTCTATGCATCAGTGGTTTATTAATACTTCCTTTTGCTCAAACAGCACTCGCTGCTGAAATGTCAAAAGTATCTATGAGTCATTCCAGTCAAAATGAAAACTCTAATAGTTCTCAATGGTCAAAGTGGGTCCTAACGCAAGTTCAATCCCTGCCTTCTATACAAGCGATTGAAACAGGGACTTTGGTTGCAGATGAACAACGTAATGCATCACAACAAGCTCTATATAACCCTGAATTAGGTGCTTTTTATACTGATAATAAAGATGATGAATACGGCATGATTTTGTCCCAAACCATTGATTGGTTTGATAAGCGTTCTGCCAATGCACAATTAGGTCAGGTAGATTATGACTTGGTGATGCTGGATAAAGTTTTGCAGGTAGAAGAAAAACTCTCTGAGGCTTTGACTGCCTATATTGAGTATGCCATGTCAGAACAATTATTGGCTGTTTCTAAAGATCAGGAAAAACTACTGACTAAATTATCCAATGATCTGAGACTGCGTGAAGCTGCTGGCGATGTGGGTCAAATTGATGCAGAAATGGCCTATCTTTCATTATCACAAAATTTACAACAAATCAGTTTAACTGAAATTCGCTATCGGAAAGCACGGGCTAATTTACAACAAAGCCTGAACAGTAAGGCACTTCATTATCACCCAAAGACATCAATCTGGGTTAATGAAGTCCCTGAAGCAGAGATTGACAGCAAGGTTGATTCAGGTCTTAGGGTTCAATTGGCTAAAAAACAATTAGAGCAATCAGTTTCTCAATCAAAAATCGCCCAACTCAATAAGAAAGTAAATCCTACGATTGGCTTGGGAGCAGGGCGTGATGGAAATAGAAACACTGTTCTTTTAGAGTTATCAATACCTTTGAATGTGAGAAATACCTTTTCTGCGGAATACAGTGCAGCCTTACATAGGGTTAATCAAACAGAACTTGAGTTAAAAGAGCAACAACGCTTATTGAAAAATAATATCGAGCAAAGTTTGATCAATTATAAGGCCTTAAAAACACGCGTTTTAAGCTGGGAAAGATTAACTGGCTCACGCTTAAAAAACACCCAAAAACTGTTAAATAAACAATGGAAAAGTGGTGATATATCCACCTCTGACTATTTGTTTGCTTTGCGTCAACGTACTGATACGCTGATTGCAAGTATCGAATTAAATGGGGAAATGCATAAAGCTTGGGTTGAGTGGCTATTAGCTTCCAGCCAGGTCAAAAAATGGCTCAATAGCCTTTAA
- a CDS encoding IS3 family transposase gives MKTVARLMEPVVLKRKLAEKGVHISRRRIGRLMKKAGLFCKTKRRFKATTNSKHNKRISPNLLEREFTVSQPDRYYVGDITYIATKEGWLYLAVVIDLFSRQIVGWSMDERMKAKLVNDALLMAIWKRKPMDGLLWHTDRGSQYASDSHRKILSDHNIIQSMSRKGNCWDNAVSESFFHSLKTELTHHCRFKTRVEAKQAIFEYIEVFYNRERLHSANDYLSPVDYEIQQEIA, from the coding sequence TTGAAGACAGTCGCAAGACTTATGGAACCCGTCGTCTTAAAAAGAAAACTGGCTGAAAAAGGCGTTCATATAAGCCGCCGGAGAATTGGTCGATTAATGAAAAAAGCCGGTTTGTTTTGTAAAACGAAGAGACGCTTTAAAGCGACGACTAATTCCAAGCATAATAAGCGTATATCTCCAAATTTACTGGAAAGAGAGTTTACTGTCTCTCAACCTGATCGCTACTATGTGGGTGATATTACCTATATTGCCACCAAGGAAGGCTGGTTATATTTAGCGGTTGTCATTGACTTATTCTCTAGGCAAATTGTTGGCTGGTCGATGGATGAGCGAATGAAAGCCAAGCTAGTCAATGATGCTTTACTGATGGCCATATGGAAGCGTAAACCAATGGATGGATTGCTTTGGCATACTGACCGAGGTAGCCAATATGCCTCTGATAGTCATAGAAAAATATTGTCGGATCATAACATAATTCAGTCTATGAGCCGCAAAGGAAATTGCTGGGACAATGCTGTATCAGAGAGCTTCTTTCATAGTTTGAAAACTGAATTGACGCACCATTGTCGATTCAAAACCAGAGTAGAAGCAAAGCAGGCAATATTTGAATATATTGAGGTATTTTATAATCGGGAGCGACTTCATTCGGCTAATGATTATTTGTCACCAGTCGATTATGAAATACAGCAGGAAATAGCTTAA
- a CDS encoding heavy metal-binding domain-containing protein — protein MGLDAVGEPIATVRTEYTCPMHPEIVQEHPGSCPKCGMALEAKTVTAEQNNDELDDMTRRFKFSSILAFPVFVLAMVADLMPSLLPSGLSMQVVQWIMFVLATPVVMWGGWPFYVRAVQSVVTWNLNMFTLIGLGVSVAWIYSTNVAILNRTHNLK, from the coding sequence ATGGGACTGGATGCAGTAGGCGAGCCTATTGCAACTGTTCGCACAGAATATACTTGCCCAATGCATCCTGAAATTGTACAAGAACATCCTGGCAGTTGTCCAAAGTGTGGCATGGCGCTGGAAGCCAAAACAGTTACTGCTGAACAAAACAATGATGAACTTGATGACATGACACGACGTTTTAAATTCAGTTCTATTCTTGCCTTTCCAGTCTTTGTTTTAGCGATGGTGGCTGACTTAATGCCATCATTGTTACCAAGCGGACTGAGTATGCAGGTAGTACAGTGGATTATGTTTGTCCTAGCGACACCTGTGGTTATGTGGGGTGGTTGGCCTTTTTATGTGCGTGCAGTGCAATCAGTTGTCACCTGGAATTTGAATATGTTCACCTTAATCGGGCTGGGTGTATCGGTGGCTTGGATTTATAGTACTAATGTGGCTATACTTAACCGGACACACAACTTAAAATAA
- a CDS encoding efflux RND transporter periplasmic adaptor subunit yields the protein MLKNKHTKLTKNLLAISIIIAFSSLNYVTAETNTHDVHNDHEEHGHGDETKAAHNDKDEHDDKDEHGHEEKDEHGDKDEHDDKDEHDDKDEHGHGHGHGDEEEPSLVKLSAEQQVMAGIVVKSVKLQKNVNQVISAPGEIVNDLYNTTLLTTQIDSKVLKRKVVLGQHVNKGDIIAILYSLDIATAQNALKVSLSEWQRVRSLGKQTVGAKRFITAKADLEKNKSLLQAYGFNNKLITALMNGKNSYKSGEYPVIAPHDGVILEDNFQSGQFLASGSTIARLVDENDVWVEALLAPQIGQRIAVGTKARVIVGGKTFTAKVIHDSHAIDEQTRTRKIRLSIKNTKHLLHAGLFAQVFLEIPMKENVILLPETALMRSSDGDWTVFIEQEPGVFKQDEVELENTINGMHRIKGLKSGQRVAVEGAFFLASEMAKGGFDPHNH from the coding sequence ATGTTAAAAAATAAACACACTAAATTGACCAAAAATCTATTAGCGATAAGCATTATTATTGCATTCTCATCGTTAAATTATGTCACTGCGGAAACAAATACCCATGATGTTCATAATGACCATGAAGAACATGGACATGGTGATGAAACTAAAGCCGCTCATAATGATAAAGATGAGCATGACGATAAAGACGAGCATGGCCATGAAGAGAAAGACGAGCACGGTGATAAAGACGAGCACGATGATAAAGACGAGCACGATGATAAAGACGAACATGGTCATGGGCATGGGCATGGAGATGAAGAAGAGCCAAGCTTAGTTAAATTGTCTGCAGAGCAACAGGTGATGGCAGGTATTGTTGTTAAATCAGTTAAGCTGCAAAAAAATGTCAATCAAGTTATTTCTGCGCCCGGAGAAATAGTCAATGACCTCTACAATACAACCTTATTGACGACACAAATTGACTCAAAAGTGCTTAAGCGCAAAGTAGTATTGGGACAGCATGTTAATAAGGGCGATATCATTGCCATTCTTTATAGCCTCGATATTGCGACTGCACAGAATGCACTTAAAGTCTCCTTATCAGAATGGCAACGCGTTCGTAGTTTAGGCAAACAAACTGTTGGTGCTAAACGCTTTATTACGGCTAAGGCTGATTTAGAGAAAAACAAATCACTATTACAAGCCTATGGTTTTAACAATAAGCTTATTACAGCCCTAATGAATGGTAAAAATAGCTACAAATCAGGTGAATACCCGGTTATAGCACCTCATGATGGCGTAATCCTTGAAGATAATTTCCAGTCAGGACAGTTCTTAGCATCTGGCTCAACTATTGCGCGTTTAGTTGATGAAAATGATGTGTGGGTCGAAGCGCTGTTAGCACCACAAATCGGTCAGCGCATTGCGGTTGGAACCAAGGCTAGAGTTATTGTTGGTGGTAAAACATTTACCGCTAAAGTCATTCATGATAGTCATGCGATTGATGAGCAAACGCGTACTAGAAAAATTCGCCTATCAATAAAGAATACCAAGCATTTACTCCACGCCGGTTTATTTGCCCAGGTGTTTTTAGAAATACCGATGAAAGAAAATGTGATATTACTCCCTGAAACCGCTCTAATGCGTTCTTCAGATGGTGACTGGACAGTATTTATTGAACAGGAACCCGGTGTCTTTAAGCAAGATGAAGTTGAATTAGAAAATACCATTAATGGCATGCATCGTATCAAGGGCTTAAAGTCCGGACAACGTGTCGCTGTTGAAGGGGCTTTTTTTCTCGCTTCCGAAATGGCCAAGGGTGGATTTGATCCACATAACCATTAA